In bacterium, one DNA window encodes the following:
- a CDS encoding SDR family NAD(P)-dependent oxidoreductase, producing MTTPQSPIHSGFGPASTAEEVIQGIDLTGQTAIVTGGYSGLGLETARVLRQAGAQVLVPARDVPRAQDALKGLGIAVEPMDLMDPASIDAFADRFLKGLTTLSPATGSNGLATGQSLSLLINSAGIMACPLTRDSRGYESQFSTNHLGHFQLTLKLWPALKAAQCARVVSLSSWGHRHSPVVFEDPNFERREYTPWLGYGQSKTANILFALELDRRGEADGIRAFSVHPGGIVATGLGKYITPEQLKAGGAVDEKGQPVIDPERGFKTVEQGAATSVWCATSPSLKGMGGVYCQDCDVAPVVDLTSDAAKKFASKPLGVMPYAVDPEAAKRLWELSERLTGTKGRE from the coding sequence ATGACCACCCCCCAATCCCCCATCCATTCCGGCTTCGGCCCCGCCTCGACCGCCGAGGAGGTCATCCAGGGAATCGATCTGACCGGCCAGACCGCCATCGTGACCGGGGGTTACTCAGGCTTGGGGCTGGAGACCGCCCGGGTGCTCCGGCAGGCCGGGGCCCAGGTGCTGGTCCCCGCCCGGGACGTGCCTAGGGCCCAGGACGCCCTCAAGGGCCTCGGGATCGCCGTCGAGCCCATGGACCTGATGGACCCAGCCTCCATCGACGCCTTTGCCGATCGGTTTCTAAAGGGCCTTACCACCCTGAGCCCGGCTACCGGGTCGAATGGGCTGGCGACGGGCCAGTCCCTCTCTTTACTTATCAATAGCGCCGGGATCATGGCCTGCCCCCTGACCCGGGACAGCCGGGGCTACGAATCCCAGTTCTCCACCAACCACCTGGGGCACTTCCAACTGACCCTCAAACTTTGGCCGGCCCTCAAGGCCGCTCAGTGCGCCCGGGTCGTTTCCCTCTCCTCCTGGGGCCACCGCCACTCCCCCGTGGTCTTCGAGGACCCCAACTTTGAGCGCCGGGAATACACCCCTTGGTTGGGCTATGGGCAATCCAAGACCGCCAATATCCTTTTCGCCCTGGAACTGGACCGGCGGGGAGAAGCCGATGGCATCCGGGCCTTTTCGGTGCATCCCGGGGGGATCGTGGCGACGGGGTTGGGGAAATACATCACGCCGGAACAACTCAAGGCCGGTGGGGCCGTGGATGAGAAGGGACAGCCCGTCATCGACCCCGAGCGGGGCTTCAAGACGGTCGAGCAAGGGGCCGCGACCAGCGTCTGGTGCGCCACCAGCCCGAGTTTAAAAGGAATGGGTGGGGTCTATTGCCAGGACTGCGATGTGGCCCCAGTAGTCGACCTGACCAGTGATGCAGCCAAGAAGTTCGCCTCGAAGCCCTTGGGGGTTATGCCCTACGCGGTGGATCCGGAAGCGGCGAAGAGGTTGTGGGAGTTAAGTGAAAGACTGACGGGGACCAAAGGGCGAGAATAG
- a CDS encoding mobile mystery protein A, whose product MRHNKKSTVLQRQLLDQKFKDLPNLPPKPQGGWLKADRVALGLSIRQLAKRLKVSLKAIDSIEKNEALGTATLNSIARSAKAMGCRLVYAVVPEEGADSLESILDKRALALARRIRNQTAHSMRLEDQAVESSIASKRENDLAAELKAKQDPRLWEEP is encoded by the coding sequence ATGAGACATAACAAGAAAAGCACAGTTCTCCAGCGTCAGCTCCTGGACCAAAAATTCAAAGATCTCCCCAATCTGCCGCCCAAACCACAAGGTGGATGGTTGAAAGCGGATCGCGTGGCTTTGGGTTTGAGCATTCGGCAATTGGCCAAGCGCTTGAAAGTCAGCCTCAAGGCGATCGATTCCATTGAAAAGAATGAAGCCCTAGGGACCGCGACCCTCAACAGCATCGCGCGTTCGGCGAAGGCGATGGGCTGCCGGCTGGTCTACGCGGTCGTACCCGAAGAAGGGGCTGATTCCTTGGAATCCATCTTAGATAAGAGGGCCCTGGCTTTGGCCCGCCGCATCCGGAACCAGACGGCCCATTCCATGAGACTGGAAGACCAAGCGGTGGAAAGCTCCATAGCGTCCAAAAGAGAGAACGACCTGGCGGCCGAGCTCAAGGCCAAGCAAGACCCACGGCTTTGGGAAGAACCGTGA
- a CDS encoding mobile mystery protein B — MIDLFAASDGQTPLTDEEKEGLIPPAIATRGDLNLMEEANIQEAREWAFRSGRSDILNDAFVRELHRRMFRDVWKWAGVYRKSIKNLGEPPEQIAVKVRELCTDVHWWVEKSIYPWDEAAARVHHRLVSIHPFSNGNGRHARLFTDLFLEKMGAAPASWGAAKADSDHEKTQDLRNRYISALRAADKGEYPLLVQFIRS, encoded by the coding sequence GTGATCGACCTTTTCGCGGCCTCGGACGGACAGACGCCTTTGACCGATGAGGAAAAGGAAGGCTTGATCCCGCCCGCCATCGCCACCCGAGGGGACCTCAATTTGATGGAGGAAGCCAACATCCAGGAGGCTCGGGAATGGGCCTTTCGTTCCGGACGATCCGATATCCTCAACGATGCCTTTGTCAGGGAACTTCATCGGCGGATGTTCCGCGATGTTTGGAAGTGGGCCGGTGTTTACCGGAAAAGCATCAAGAACCTGGGCGAGCCGCCGGAACAGATCGCGGTGAAGGTACGGGAGCTTTGCACGGACGTCCATTGGTGGGTGGAAAAAAGCATATATCCGTGGGACGAGGCGGCGGCTAGGGTCCACCACCGATTGGTGTCCATTCACCCCTTTTCCAACGGCAACGGGCGGCATGCCCGTCTTTTCACCGATCTCTTCCTGGAGAAAATGGGGGCGGCTCCCGCAAGCTGGGGGGCCGCCAAGGCCGATTCGGACCATGAAAAAACGCAAGACTTGCGGAACCGATATATCTCCGCTTTAAGGGCGGCGGATAAGGGAGAATACCCTTTACTGGTACAATTCATCCGGTCGTAA